A single region of the Triticum dicoccoides isolate Atlit2015 ecotype Zavitan chromosome 2B, WEW_v2.0, whole genome shotgun sequence genome encodes:
- the LOC119266107 gene encoding uncharacterized protein LOC119266107, whose product MEIGHDDSVVALSGHLEMLRREISFLRREVTSRGLLPAGNNKVSQEHISNLSAQFKEMRTRQVTEVNLPYLGCKTGEEVMDFLLVETQQLLFGFTSLASTLKTFRVPISPDKVEKLRHISTALVGISELIKSHKCAAQKDVEDCLDRDGWEATWGSRTGRNGGFDDITTLSSMHFTASTPENFRFPSVAGPALLVYSIKLVDLNPNLSWPLDVYGVVAARDDLDHNRNILFCRSEENCQRIKQEDPFLHLTGLSRAIVADEPVFFQIELKLKYGAQFKDTALFTAYQRYRPVKQYDTMHINSCCCTAEISLERLSPSIQATIVGVRVVKGEPFNYGCKVSCTFSPLDVMEGCTEEVVLLDCSGERMHAGLDGYLPLSRNVVSVGLQGTLQVVIGAYSKSKSSISRINYVHFPVQQCQTTMLKCHVGGSEVEIVVAWSRLVMDNHDLVLDGY is encoded by the exons ATGGAGATTGGTCACGACGACTCGGTTGTTGCTCTTTCTGGCCACCTTGAGATGCTTAGGAGGGAGATCTCGTTTCTGAGGAGAGAGGTCACGTCCAGGGGGTTGTTGCCTGCTGGAAACAACAAGGTTTCTCAAGAGCACATCTCCAACTTGTCCGCCCAGTTCAAGGAGATGCGCACGCGACAAGTCACGGAGGTGAATTTGCCTTACCTAGGTTGCAAGACTGGGGAGGAGGTAATGGATTTTCTCTTGGTCGAGACGCAGCAGCTGCTCTTCGGCTTCACCTCTCTCGCATCCACTCTAAAAACATTCAGAGTCCCCATCTCACCGGACAAGGTTGAAAAGCTGCGTCACATATCCACTGCGCTTGTGGGCATCTCGGAGCTTATAAAGAGCCACAAATGTGCTGCTCAAAAGGACGTTGAAGATTGTTTGGACCGTGACGGCTGGGAGGCTACCTGGGGCAGCCGGACCGGAAGAAACGGTGGATTTGATGACATAA CAACATTGAGTTCTATGCACTTCACGGCCTCCACGCCCGAAAACTTCCGGTTCCCTTCCGTAGCTGGCCCTGCCTTGCTAGTATACTCGATCAAACTGGTTGATCTCAATCCTAATCTGAGCTGGCCTCTTGATGTCTACGGCGTGGTCGCCGCACGGGACGATCTTGACCACAACCGCAACATTCTCTTCTGCCGTTCAGAGGAAAACTGCCAAAGAATTAAGCAAGAG GACCCCTTTTTGCACTTGACTGGCCTGTCTCGTGCAATTGTGGCTGACGAGCCTGTTTTCTTTCAAATTGAACTAAAATTGAAATATGGAGCACAGTTCAAAGATACAGCATTGTTCACTGCCTACCAAAGGTACCGCCCCGTGAAGCAGTATGACACCATGCATATCAATAGCTGCTGTTGTACAGCAGAGATAAGTCTTGAGCGACTTTCTCCATCAATCCAGGCCACAATTGTTGGTGTTCGTGTGGTTAAAGGGGAGCCTTTTAACTATGGCTGCAAAGTTTCTTGCACGTTTTCTCCTCTTGACGTAATGGAGGGATGCACCGAGGAAGTTGTCTTGCTTGACTGCAGTGGCGAAAGGATGCATGCTGGATTAGATGGGTATCTTCCTTTGTCAAGAAATGTGGTGTCAGTGGGATTGCAGGGCACACTCCAAGTTGTCATAGGAGCATATTCAAAGTCCAAATCCAGTATCTCTCGAATAAATTACGTTCACTTTCCTGTCCAGCAGTGTCAAAcaactatgcttaagtgtcatgttGGCGGCTCAGAAGTGGAGATAGTTGTCGCTTGGTCTCGTCTTGTCATGGACAATCATGATCTTGTACTCGACGGCTATTGA
- the LOC119361595 gene encoding uncharacterized protein LOC119361595 — protein sequence MATCKPVFTPVDTRSKLSASDGVPVRDASKYRSLVGALQYITLTRPDLAYASSKRQPTVSPSSAEAEYRDVANVVAECCWLHQLLGELRVPLPTATVTCCDNISAVYMVANPVHHRRTKHNELDIHFVREKVVLGQLRVLHVPTAQQFADIMTKGLPTPAFQEFRSSAAGLVRATIHPLKLAAPCRDDTKFPMNLILPSALVRMSASGGGSGGGVEEFKEAEGKEERRWKASPGRNKELEKELMIIKEKEKEKQLSKKQEQETVVDSDESEKKKQEISLMEEIISVERERKDLLASLTPTFSLWKEIDSQTTWTIATTTFSRDNNENPLADYFNLILQAMEDLGHRMLSTLYFLNKSDDSVCSYKATELCNTATKLNMHIKGFSPKPEPEPEPEEQPGQIDLSSLFRKYCRFPDNYNNTLARLDMEEHEENKCEDVHVKKTKEEEDKEKDVSSMEYLKKRMDIEQQFLAQHRKSWENVWGSWIGRCGGFMDTTILSPMQFTHHRPGSIPSPAAITGSTLQIYSIKIKSIKGLNWPLRVYGEVAARDTVDRNRNILFSRSRFDYQELNGEDDCLCLTGPSRAIVALDHVEFEVDLQVANGAESQTLMSCRGCYGGTDGFLSSLGSVTDGDDGCTLSFSNKSCRVEVTLDQIDKSLQATIVGVRVTKGRWPFKHGCRVVCSWSPAAATDVIGKTCRRVVLLDHRGKGMHRRPDKHLHLSRRVVSVESHGTLRVSIEAYGKSRRYIAREGHINFPVQQCQTRTIECQVGDSKVEVALGWSLLVKEKALLTVMRQSGMEMEMEMEMDSDSDSDSDSGSASGSGHEMDERDSSKEPVGDAGGKEMGQMANDLVGVLSGHLGMLKREISFLRTEVKSRGLAGNRACQDQIMSNLGPLDENLLKKVNLPYLGSNTEEVMDFLLVETQQLLYRFNSLASILQKLRIPISSDKIDKLRLISNALVGISELIKRHKSAALQDGEDRLDCAGWEATWGSSTGRHGCFDDISKQK from the exons ACCTGCTGCGACAACATCTCCGCGGTGTACATGGTTGCCAATCCAGTACATCACCGCCGCACCAAGCACAACGAGCTCGACATCCACTTCGTCCGCGAGAAAGTTGTGTTGGGACAGCTGCGTGTTCTTCATGTCCCCACCGCACAACAATTCGCCGACATCATGACAAAGGGGCTCCCGACTCCGGCATTCCAGGAATTCCGCTCCA GTGCGGCAGGCTTAGTCAGGGCAACAATTCACCCCCTTAAGCTTGCTGCACCGTGCCGTGATGATACCAAGTTTCCCATGAACCTGATCCTTCCCAGCGCCTTGGTGAGAATGTCAgcgagcggcggcggcagcggcggcggtgtggAAGAGTTTAAAGAGGCGGAGGGGAAGGAGGAAAGAAGATGGAAAGCGAGTCCG GGCCGCAACAAGGAGCTGGAGAAGGAGTTGATGATTattaaggagaaggagaaggagaagcaacTCTCGAAGAAGCAGGAGCAGGAGACGGTGGTGGATTCCGACGAGTcggagaagaagaagcaggagaTCTCCCTGATGGAGGAGATCATATCCGTGGAGAGGGAGCGCAAAGACCTGCTTGCCTCACTTACTCCCACCTTTTCTCTCTGGAAAGAGATTGATTCTCAAACAACCTGGACCATCGCCACAACTACTTTTTCTAGGGACAACAATGAGAATCCACTTGCAGACTACTTCAACCTCATCCTCCAAGCTATGGAGGACCTGGGTCATCGGATGCTTTCTACATTGTATTTTCTCAACAAATCCGATGACTCCGTCTGCTCCTACAAGGCCACCGAATTGTGCAATACAGCAACCAAACTGAATATGCACATCAAGGGATTCAGCCCGAAGCCGGAGCCGGAGCCAGAGCCAGAGGAGCAACCGGGGCAGATCGATTTGTCGAGTCTTTTCAGAAAATATTGTCGATTTCCTGATAATTACAACAACACCTTGGCCCGGTTAGATATGGAGGAGCATGAGGAGAACAAATGTGAGGATGttcatgtgaagaagaccaaggaagaggaggacaaggagaaggacgTATCCTCAATGGAGTATCTCAAGAAAAGGATGGACATCGAGCAACAATTTTTAGCCCAGCATCGAAAATCCTGGGAAAATGTGTGGGGCAGCTGGATTGGACGGTGCGGTGGATTTATGGATACAA CCATATTGAGCCCTATgcaatttacacatcacagacctgGTAGCATCCCTTCCCCTGCTGCCATCACCGGCAGTACCTTGCAAATCTATTCAATCAAGATAAAGAGTATAAAAGGCTTGAACTGGCCACTCAGAGTGTATGGCGAGGTTGCTGCTCGAGACACTGTGGACCGCAACCGCAACATTCTATTCTCTCGGTCAAGGTTTGACTACCAAGAACTCAATGGAGAA GATGATTGCTTATGCTTGACTGGTCCGTCTCGTGCTATTGTTGCCTTGGACCATGTTGAGTTTGAAGTTGATCTCCAAGTAGCCAATGGAGCAGAGTCTCAAACATTGATGAGCTGTAGAGGTTGTTATGGCGGTACAGATGGTTTTCTCTCTTCCTTGGGCAGCGTAACTGATGGTGATGATGGATGTACCTTGTCGTTCTCCAACAAGAGCTGTAGAGTTGAGGTAACCCTTGACCAGATTGATAAATCACTCCAGGCTACTATCGTGGGCGTACGTGTTACCAAAGGGCGTTGGCCTTTTAAGCATGGATGCCGAGTTGTGTGTTCTTGGTCTCCTGCTGCGGCGACAGATGTCATTGGTAAGACTTGCAGGCGAGTTGTGCTTCTTGATCACCGTGGTAAAGGAATGCACAGAAGACCAGACAAGCACCTTCATCTCTCAAGGAGAGTCGTTTCAGTGGAATCACATGGAACGCTGAGAGTGTCCATAGAAGCATATGGAAAATCTCGTCGTTATATTGCTCGAGAAGGTCACATCAACTTCCCTGTTCAGCAGTGCCAAACAAGAACGATTGAGTGTCAAGTTGGCGACTCCAAGGTGGAGGTTGCTCTAGGGTGGTCGTTGCTTGTGAAGGAAAAAGCGCTCTTGACGGTGATGAGGCAGTCcgggatggagatggagatggagatggagatggattctgattctgattctgattctgactctGGCTCCGCCTCTGGTTCCGGCCATGAGATGGACGAGAGGGATTCCAGCAAGGAGCCGGTGGGGGATGCCGGCGGCAAGGAGATGGGGCAGATGGCCAACGACTTGGTTGGTGTTCTTTCCGGCCACCTTGGGATGCTTAAGAGGGAGATCTCGTTCCTGAGGACAGAGGTCAAGTCCCGGGGATTGGCTGGAAACAGGGCTTGTCAAGACCAGATCATGTCTAACCTAGGGCCCCTCGATGAAAATCTTCTCAAGAAGGTGAATTTGCCTTACCTAGGTTCCAACACTGAGGAGGTGATGGATTTTCTGCTGGTCGAGACGCAGCAGTTGCTCTACCGCTTCAACTCTCTCGCATCCATTCTACAAAAACTCAGAATCCCCATATCTTCCGACAAGATTGATAAGCTGCGTCTCATATCCAATGCACTTGTGGGCATCTCGGAGCTTATCAAGAGGCACAAATCTGCTGCTTTGCAAGATGGTGAAGATCGTTTGGACTGTGCCGGCTGGGAGGCTACATGGGGAAGCTCGAcaggaagacatggttgctttgacGACATAAGTAAGCAAAAATAA